The following proteins are encoded in a genomic region of Enterocloster clostridioformis:
- a CDS encoding GntR family transcriptional regulator, protein MKEKSLLQLHAYDSIKNSILSGELEPRVLYSETKLSAQIGISRTPMREALQSLSQDGYITIIPSKGFMIRQLNEKDMKDSIEIRCAIEGFCTNMIASQIYTERGRQLLKDLEAVLKNMEEVFDKEDCLEDFIDYDHQFHLLLVNYMQNDEFDHIFQRLLYLIRLTSLDALAVKGRITGTMNEHREYLKALKAGNKAKAYEIMLHHLMMPLKMHEKNKNVLSS, encoded by the coding sequence ATGAAAGAAAAGAGTCTGCTGCAGCTACATGCCTACGATTCCATAAAAAATAGTATTCTTTCCGGGGAACTGGAACCAAGGGTGCTTTACTCTGAGACAAAACTGTCTGCTCAAATCGGCATTTCCAGGACACCGATGAGAGAGGCGTTGCAGTCTTTGAGCCAGGACGGTTATATCACCATTATTCCCAGCAAGGGATTTATGATACGGCAGTTAAATGAGAAGGATATGAAAGACAGTATAGAGATACGATGCGCCATAGAGGGATTTTGTACCAATATGATCGCGTCGCAGATTTATACAGAACGAGGAAGGCAGCTTTTAAAAGATTTGGAAGCTGTGCTTAAAAATATGGAAGAAGTGTTTGATAAAGAGGACTGTTTGGAGGATTTTATTGACTACGACCATCAGTTTCATCTGCTTCTCGTAAACTATATGCAAAATGATGAGTTCGACCATATTTTCCAGCGGCTCCTGTATCTGATACGCCTGACTTCTCTGGATGCACTGGCCGTGAAGGGACGTATTACTGGGACTATGAATGAACACCGGGAATATCTGAAGGCATTAAAAGCAGGCAATAAGGCAAAGGCTTATGAGATCATGCTCCACCACTTGATGATGCCGCTTAAGATGCATGAAAAAAATAAAAATGTTTTGTCTTCCTGA
- a CDS encoding IS630 family transposase, translated as MPKSATPIFLSNDDKSYLKSILQKGTVEARVHRRAKILLLKSDGMADEAIADKLDISRPTVKLCLKKYMESGVKAAMEDSKGRGRRIEITDDAKAWVINIACQKPSAFGLPAELWYPLSLTRYINSVAEQEGYPRMATASEFSIRKILRKAMLNPHKVTYYCEKRDPDFEKKMHDVLVIYKQVELRFDENGSLIPFAGDEEPVHTLSYDEKPGIQAIATTTGDRPPAASTEKMSTVQRDYEYKRLGTLSLLAAIDLLTGEAIPLVSNTHKSSDFVTFLKILDEKYPKGDKIRLILDNHSAHTSRETQEYLNTVPGRFEFVFTPTHGSWLNMVEGFFSKMTRQMLSGIRVGPKEELKERILKYFEEINEVPVPYKWKYRLDTIDLSEEDVGTIVYEVVNAKAASPENQGKRAPKARTRKPRNQITTNA; from the coding sequence ATGCCAAAGAGTGCTACGCCTATTTTTCTTTCCAATGATGATAAGTCATATTTAAAGTCCATTCTACAGAAGGGGACTGTTGAAGCCAGAGTCCACAGGAGAGCCAAAATCCTCTTATTAAAATCAGATGGCATGGCAGATGAAGCCATTGCTGACAAACTCGATATTTCGAGACCGACGGTAAAGCTCTGCCTGAAAAAATATATGGAATCAGGCGTAAAAGCTGCCATGGAAGACAGTAAAGGCCGTGGCCGCAGGATTGAAATTACCGATGATGCAAAGGCATGGGTAATCAATATTGCCTGCCAAAAGCCTTCCGCATTCGGCCTCCCGGCAGAGTTATGGTATCCATTGAGCCTTACCCGCTACATCAATTCCGTTGCTGAACAGGAAGGATATCCCCGTATGGCGACAGCATCTGAGTTTTCTATCCGGAAGATACTTAGGAAAGCAATGCTTAATCCCCATAAGGTCACCTATTATTGTGAAAAACGGGATCCTGACTTTGAAAAGAAGATGCATGATGTGCTGGTCATTTACAAACAGGTTGAACTCCGCTTTGATGAAAATGGAAGTTTGATTCCGTTTGCCGGTGATGAAGAGCCGGTACATACATTATCCTATGATGAAAAGCCCGGGATCCAAGCGATTGCCACCACAACCGGGGACAGGCCCCCGGCTGCCAGTACGGAAAAAATGTCCACCGTACAGCGTGATTATGAGTATAAACGTCTGGGGACGCTCTCCCTATTGGCAGCGATTGACCTGTTGACCGGGGAAGCTATCCCACTGGTAAGCAATACTCATAAAAGCAGCGATTTTGTAACATTCCTTAAAATATTGGATGAGAAATACCCAAAAGGGGACAAAATACGGCTTATACTGGATAACCACTCCGCCCATACATCCAGGGAGACACAGGAATATCTGAATACAGTTCCTGGAAGGTTTGAATTTGTGTTCACACCCACACATGGCTCCTGGCTGAATATGGTGGAAGGCTTTTTCAGCAAAATGACCCGCCAGATGTTGTCCGGGATTCGTGTAGGCCCGAAAGAGGAACTAAAGGAACGGATTTTGAAATACTTTGAAGAAATCAATGAGGTTCCCGTCCCCTACAAATGGAAATACCGCTTGGACACGATTGATCTTTCGGAAGAGGATGTGGGCACAATCGTCTATGAAGTTGTAAATGCGAAAGCAGCAAGTCCTGAAAACCAAGGGAAACGTGCGCCCAAAGCACGGACACGTAAGCCAAGAAATCAGATTACTACCAATGCTTAA
- a CDS encoding transposase, with translation MCQPFFKNEVDLHPHRIRYWLHSSEKTEAPESFARKVNEICGLYQSAQEQSREGAHIVSTDEMTGVQALEHKYPDKLPLPGQCAKMEFEYIRHGTTSLIGFFDVATGRMEMPYLNSTRTEEDFVEAVKALVRTDPQAPWTFICDGLNTHKSETLVRFVAEACALGVELGKKGKTGILKSMESRADFLHDPSHRIRFVYTPKHSSWMNQIEIWFGIINRKLLKRKSCLSIEELEASILRFIEQYNLTAHPFKWTYAGIPLVI, from the coding sequence ATCTGTCAGCCGTTTTTTAAAAATGAGGTAGATTTACATCCCCACAGAATCCGTTACTGGCTTCATTCTTCGGAAAAGACGGAAGCCCCGGAATCTTTTGCGCGGAAAGTAAACGAAATCTGCGGCCTGTACCAGAGTGCCCAGGAACAAAGCCGGGAAGGTGCACACATTGTTTCCACGGATGAAATGACCGGGGTACAGGCGCTGGAACATAAATATCCTGACAAGCTCCCATTACCCGGCCAGTGCGCCAAAATGGAGTTTGAGTATATCCGCCATGGCACGACCAGCCTCATCGGGTTCTTTGATGTTGCAACGGGCCGTATGGAAATGCCGTATTTAAACTCCACACGCACAGAAGAGGATTTTGTGGAAGCCGTGAAAGCATTGGTAAGGACAGACCCGCAAGCCCCATGGACATTTATATGCGATGGCCTAAACACCCATAAGTCGGAAACCCTTGTCCGCTTTGTGGCAGAAGCCTGTGCCCTTGGCGTGGAACTGGGCAAAAAAGGGAAAACAGGGATCCTTAAAAGTATGGAAAGCCGGGCGGATTTCCTGCATGACCCTTCCCACCGGATCCGCTTTGTCTATACTCCGAAACACAGTTCCTGGATGAACCAGATTGAGATATGGTTTGGCATCATTAACCGGAAGCTGCTGAAGCGGAAAAGCTGCCTATCAATAGAAGAACTGGAAGCAAGCATCCTGCGCTTTATTGAACAATACAATCTTACAGCACACCCATTTAAGTGGACATATGCCGGGATACCATTAGTAATTTAA
- a CDS encoding helix-turn-helix domain-containing protein translates to MRRKTIDTIPVLSDAMKNILSAFSKSRSLPSGLVKRASIVLLASQGELNQNIAPQVGLHYNNVATWRSRFLAALPALRRIEMDAPEKLEDEIRAVLSDKKRPGAPSVFTPDQIMRIIDLACSNPNDFGYEVSQWSLPLLVAEIKKQGIAEQISEKSVSRFLKMR, encoded by the coding sequence ATGCGAAGGAAAACAATTGATACTATCCCGGTTTTATCTGATGCCATGAAAAACATATTATCTGCTTTTTCAAAAAGCCGCTCCCTTCCGTCAGGACTGGTCAAAAGAGCCAGCATTGTCCTGCTTGCGTCACAGGGGGAACTCAACCAGAATATTGCACCACAGGTCGGGCTTCATTATAATAATGTTGCCACCTGGCGCAGTCGGTTCCTCGCGGCGCTCCCAGCCTTGCGGAGGATTGAAATGGACGCCCCGGAAAAGCTTGAAGATGAGATACGGGCAGTCCTGTCCGATAAAAAACGCCCCGGTGCCCCGTCTGTTTTTACGCCGGACCAGATCATGCGGATCATCGACCTTGCTTGCAGCAACCCAAATGATTTTGGGTACGAAGTAAGCCAGTGGAGCCTCCCGCTGTTAGTGGCAGAAATTAAAAAGCAGGGGATCGCTGAACAGATTTCTGAGAAATCTGTCAGCCGTTTTTTAAAAATGAGGTAG
- a CDS encoding helix-turn-helix domain-containing protein, with protein MTVRNMYRIYSPKKPGPGDNIATVCQLLNCQPGDIIEYMPEQ; from the coding sequence ATGACAGTCCGAAACATGTATCGAATATACAGTCCCAAAAAGCCCGGCCCCGGGGATAACATTGCGACAGTATGTCAGCTTCTAAACTGCCAGCCCGGTGATATAATAGAATATATGCCTGAACAATAA
- a CDS encoding phage holin family protein — protein sequence MQITDYIKPELIVVALVLYFVGMWIKQSEAVKDRYIPLINGGLGIVICGIYVLATSTCRSGQEIFMAIFTAITQGILLAGLSTYVNQIIKQAGREE from the coding sequence ATGCAGATAACGGATTATATAAAACCGGAATTAATTGTGGTAGCTCTTGTGCTGTATTTCGTGGGCATGTGGATTAAACAGAGTGAGGCGGTTAAGGACAGATATATCCCATTGATCAACGGGGGCCTGGGAATTGTCATATGCGGGATTTATGTGCTTGCCACAAGTACATGCCGGTCGGGCCAGGAAATTTTTATGGCAATATTTACCGCCATAACCCAGGGAATTCTGCTGGCAGGGCTGAGCACATATGTCAATCAAATCATAAAGCAGGCAGGCAGGGAGGAATAA
- a CDS encoding IS256 family transposase — MTEGKRNIVHQLLEEYDIQTAEDIQEALKDLLGSTLKEMMEAEMDEHLGYGRSERSDSDDYRNGYKPKRINSSFGSMDIQVPQDRKSTFEPQVVRKRQKDISGIDQKIISMYAKGMTTRQISDTLMDIYGFEASEGFISDVTDKILPQIEDWQNRPLEEVYPVVYIDAIHYSVREDGVIRKLAAYVILGLTLEGKKEVLSIQIGENESSKYWLCVLNELKNRGVKDILILCSDGLTGIKEAITAAFPKTEQQRCIVHMVRNTLKYVSDKDRKAFATDLKTIYHAANEEKALEALEKVTEKWTPKYPNSMKRWHDNWDVVSPIFKFSMEVRKVIYTTNAIESLNSTYRKLNRQRSVFPGSTALLKALYLATFEATKKWTMPIRNWGQVYGELSIMYEGRLPE, encoded by the coding sequence ATGACGGAGGGGAAAAGGAACATCGTCCATCAGCTCCTGGAAGAGTATGACATCCAGACTGCGGAGGATATCCAGGAAGCCCTCAAAGACCTGCTGGGGAGCACCCTGAAGGAGATGATGGAAGCGGAGATGGATGAGCATCTCGGCTATGGGAGGTCAGAACGGTCGGATTCGGATGATTACCGCAATGGCTACAAGCCCAAGCGGATCAACAGCAGCTTCGGGAGCATGGACATCCAGGTGCCCCAGGACAGGAAGTCCACGTTTGAACCCCAGGTGGTAAGAAAGCGCCAGAAGGACATTTCCGGCATTGACCAGAAGATCATATCCATGTATGCAAAAGGCATGACAACCCGCCAAATCTCGGATACCTTGATGGACATTTATGGTTTTGAGGCTTCGGAAGGGTTCATCTCGGACGTGACGGACAAGATACTGCCGCAGATTGAAGACTGGCAGAACCGCCCGCTGGAGGAAGTCTATCCCGTGGTCTACATCGACGCAATCCATTATTCCGTGCGGGAGGACGGGGTAATCCGCAAGCTTGCCGCCTATGTCATCCTCGGCCTTACGCTGGAAGGTAAAAAGGAAGTCCTGAGCATACAGATCGGGGAGAATGAAAGCTCCAAGTACTGGCTCTGCGTTCTGAACGAGTTGAAGAACCGCGGTGTGAAGGATATCCTCATTCTCTGCTCGGACGGGCTCACGGGCATTAAGGAAGCCATAACGGCGGCATTCCCGAAGACGGAGCAGCAGCGCTGCATCGTACATATGGTACGGAACACGCTGAAATACGTCTCCGACAAGGACCGGAAAGCATTTGCCACGGACCTGAAAACCATCTACCATGCCGCAAACGAGGAAAAGGCGCTGGAGGCGCTGGAGAAGGTGACGGAAAAGTGGACGCCAAAGTACCCCAACTCAATGAAACGCTGGCATGACAACTGGGATGTGGTATCCCCCATCTTCAAGTTTTCCATGGAGGTCAGGAAGGTGATCTATACTACCAACGCGATCGAGAGCCTCAACTCTACCTACCGGAAGCTCAACCGCCAGCGGAGCGTGTTCCCGGGCAGCACGGCGCTCTTAAAGGCTCTGTACCTGGCCACGTTCGAGGCGACGAAGAAGTGGACCATGCCCATCCGCAACTGGGGGCAGGTCTATGGGGAACTGTCCATTATGTACGAAGGCAGACTGCCGGAATAA
- a CDS encoding DDE-type integrase/transposase/recombinase, protein MNSITYLLSLIQFLYQQNCWLITFICKYIPLKQWAFDDSHSPKYQKFRTDELPMLQFHQNDWDWQLLIPYFEYKYHKKIRPVARRKECDISPDCTCPSCHAPQPFLYRNNGSKGQLKCKVCDTNFSTDDNRFSKHYTLRCPHCGHALVHKKDRKHFILHKCVNQKCPYYLHNLKNVDKEHLEKDYGKNEYKLHYLYREFTIDFFRMDLNSLPKNASSLKFNKFDSHVMSLCLTLHVNLSLSLRKTSQALKDLYNIQISHQQIANYCKSAAICIKPFVDNYDYGAGTTFTADETYIKVRGIKSYIWFIMDAAKRSIIGYRVSDNRGVGPCIMAMRMAFRHFKELPKNFRFIADGYSAYPLAAQQFFHEFGDAFKFHITQVIGLTNDDAVSKEFRPFKQMIERLNRTYKASYRKTNGFDTIDGANYDLALWVAYYNFLRPHKHNNYHVLNDVEILRGADNMPGKWQLLIFLGQQTILNLRKTAAV, encoded by the coding sequence ATGAATAGTATTACCTATTTATTGTCACTCATTCAATTTCTTTACCAGCAGAACTGCTGGCTCATTACTTTTATCTGCAAATATATCCCTCTCAAACAATGGGCTTTTGATGATTCCCATTCCCCTAAATACCAAAAATTCAGAACCGATGAACTCCCTATGCTTCAGTTTCATCAAAACGATTGGGACTGGCAGCTCCTCATCCCTTACTTCGAATATAAATACCATAAGAAGATTCGGCCTGTTGCACGGCGCAAGGAATGCGATATCTCTCCTGACTGTACCTGTCCCTCCTGCCATGCTCCTCAGCCTTTTCTTTATCGTAATAATGGTTCCAAAGGACAGTTAAAATGCAAAGTATGTGATACCAACTTCTCTACTGATGATAACCGCTTCTCCAAGCACTATACCCTGCGCTGTCCCCACTGCGGACATGCCCTTGTCCACAAAAAGGACCGGAAACACTTCATCCTCCACAAATGCGTCAACCAGAAATGTCCCTACTATCTCCATAACCTCAAAAACGTCGATAAAGAACACCTGGAGAAAGACTATGGCAAAAATGAATACAAGCTTCACTACCTCTACCGCGAATTCACGATAGATTTCTTTCGCATGGACTTAAACTCCCTGCCAAAGAATGCCTCCTCCCTCAAATTCAATAAGTTCGATTCCCATGTCATGTCCCTGTGCCTCACCCTTCATGTAAACCTTTCCCTTTCTCTGCGTAAGACTTCCCAGGCCCTGAAAGACCTCTACAACATCCAAATCTCTCATCAGCAGATCGCTAACTACTGCAAGAGCGCCGCCATCTGTATCAAGCCCTTTGTTGATAACTATGATTACGGCGCTGGCACTACCTTTACCGCCGACGAGACCTACATCAAAGTTCGCGGCATCAAATCTTATATCTGGTTTATCATGGATGCCGCCAAACGCTCCATCATCGGCTACAGGGTCTCAGATAACCGGGGCGTCGGCCCCTGTATCATGGCCATGCGCATGGCATTCCGCCACTTTAAGGAGCTTCCCAAAAACTTCCGCTTTATTGCCGATGGCTATAGTGCGTATCCTCTTGCCGCCCAGCAGTTCTTTCATGAATTCGGCGATGCTTTTAAGTTCCACATCACCCAGGTCATCGGGCTTACCAATGATGACGCCGTCTCCAAAGAATTCCGGCCTTTTAAGCAGATGATCGAACGGCTTAACCGCACCTACAAGGCTTCCTATCGAAAGACCAACGGCTTTGACACCATCGATGGAGCCAACTATGACCTTGCCCTGTGGGTCGCTTATTACAACTTTCTACGCCCTCATAAACACAACAACTACCATGTGCTCAATGATGTGGAAATCCTGCGGGGAGCAGACAACATGCCGGGCAAATGGCAGCTTCTCATCTTTCTGGGCCAGCAGACCATCCTAAATCTCCGGAAAACAGCCGCAGTCTAA
- a CDS encoding DUF503 domain-containing protein: MLIISLKIKLHAPWVHSLKEKRMVVKSLLSKVRNKFNVAVAEVGEQDIHQTIVIGVASIVPNSAQADSVMEAIRYFIEENTEAEITDIEREIF; the protein is encoded by the coding sequence ATGCTAATTATATCATTAAAAATCAAGCTCCATGCGCCCTGGGTTCATTCATTGAAAGAAAAACGTATGGTTGTTAAAAGCTTGCTGTCTAAGGTGCGGAACAAATTTAACGTGGCCGTGGCAGAGGTGGGAGAGCAGGATATACACCAGACAATTGTCATTGGCGTGGCATCTATCGTACCGAATAGCGCTCAAGCGGATAGTGTTATGGAAGCAATACGGTATTTTATAGAAGAGAATACGGAAGCAGAGATTACAGATATTGAAAGAGAGATATTTTAA
- a CDS encoding DUF1540 domain-containing protein, with protein sequence MKVNGKNESIKCTIKNCAYNAQSEDYCTLDAIKVGTHEMNPTKKECTDCESFVNKAQ encoded by the coding sequence ATGAAAGTAAATGGAAAAAACGAGAGCATCAAATGTACCATCAAGAATTGTGCTTACAATGCACAGTCTGAGGATTACTGCACCCTTGACGCCATCAAGGTCGGAACTCATGAAATGAACCCAACCAAGAAGGAATGTACAGACTGCGAGTCTTTTGTAAATAAGGCCCAGTAA
- a CDS encoding SEC-C metal-binding domain-containing protein, which yields MALLETWRNLAYGDGLDDKKKEELWAGYFQIEKGIYEQILSNPTEVITGTVKGLAEKYNTEILIMTGFLDGINESLKGYENPIDTMEEDTEVKIEIDPEKLYYNMVEAKANWLYELPQWDEILTPDKRKELYKSQKASGTVRKGKKIFPNEPCPCGSGKKYKKCCGKNT from the coding sequence ATGGCACTGTTAGAGACATGGAGAAATCTGGCTTACGGCGACGGCCTGGATGATAAAAAGAAAGAAGAATTGTGGGCTGGATATTTTCAGATTGAGAAGGGAATCTATGAGCAGATTCTCTCTAACCCAACAGAGGTTATCACAGGCACTGTAAAGGGCCTGGCAGAGAAGTACAATACGGAAATCCTCATTATGACCGGTTTCCTGGATGGAATCAATGAGAGCCTGAAGGGGTATGAGAACCCCATTGATACCATGGAAGAGGATACCGAGGTTAAGATTGAGATTGATCCGGAGAAGCTGTACTACAATATGGTAGAGGCAAAGGCTAACTGGCTGTATGAGCTTCCACAGTGGGATGAGATTCTTACTCCGGACAAGCGCAAGGAACTGTACAAATCCCAGAAGGCTTCCGGTACAGTACGCAAGGGTAAGAAGATTTTCCCAAATGAACCCTGCCCATGCGGAAGCGGCAAGAAATATAAGAAGTGCTGCGGAAAGAACACATAA
- the ltrA gene encoding group II intron reverse transcriptase/maturase has product METGHGIKYRQLHIEDYLREIPAEQGRETGEYAHERITGNPDTNTDFRTDNLLDTILRSDNLNAAYKKVKTNKGVGGIDGMQVDELLPYLREHQSELVEQVREGKYKPNPVRRVEIPKEEKGKTRKLGIPTVVDRVIQQAIAQELTPLYEEQFSDNSIGFRPGRGAHDALERCRKYINEGYVYVVSMDLQSYFDTVNHSKLIEVLSRTVKDGRVISLIHKYLKAGVMEDGGFHATTEGVPQGGPLSPLCGNVMLNELDKELERRGHKYVRYADDCLILCKSRKSAERTMENIVPFITGKVFLKVNLQKTTVSHVSKIKYLGYGFYRHKGKCRMRIHPKSVAKMKNRIRELTTRGNKWSNQEREEKLRSYARGWINYYRYADMKSLMEQTDEWLRHRIRAVYWKQWKKVRTRYKMLRALHLPEWKVHEMANCRKGVWRAAGMLNSALTKRIIVDRLGYPDMTAHYLKVRVNY; this is encoded by the coding sequence ATGGAAACCGGACATGGAATTAAGTACAGACAACTTCATATTGAGGACTACCTGCGAGAGATACCTGCGGAACAGGGAAGGGAAACAGGAGAGTACGCCCATGAAAGGATTACCGGGAACCCCGACACCAACACGGACTTTCGGACGGACAACCTGCTAGATACGATTCTTAGAAGCGACAATCTAAATGCCGCCTATAAGAAGGTCAAAACGAACAAAGGCGTTGGTGGGATTGACGGAATGCAGGTGGATGAACTTCTACCCTACCTGAGAGAACACCAGTCCGAATTGGTCGAGCAGGTGAGGGAAGGCAAATACAAGCCAAACCCAGTCCGAAGGGTAGAAATACCCAAAGAGGAGAAAGGAAAAACAAGGAAACTGGGGATACCCACAGTGGTAGACAGGGTAATCCAACAGGCAATCGCACAGGAACTGACGCCCTTATATGAAGAACAGTTCTCTGACAACAGCATCGGATTCCGTCCCGGCAGAGGGGCGCATGACGCACTGGAAAGATGTAGGAAATATATCAACGAAGGATATGTCTACGTGGTCAGCATGGATTTACAATCCTACTTTGACACGGTGAACCACAGCAAGCTGATAGAGGTGCTGTCGAGGACGGTGAAGGACGGGAGGGTAATCTCGCTGATACACAAGTACCTGAAAGCCGGAGTAATGGAGGACGGAGGATTTCACGCAACGACCGAGGGCGTGCCGCAGGGAGGCCCGCTAAGTCCCTTATGTGGAAATGTCATGCTGAATGAGTTGGACAAGGAACTGGAGCGCAGGGGACACAAGTATGTGAGGTATGCGGATGACTGCCTGATTCTGTGCAAAAGCAGGAAAAGCGCAGAGAGGACAATGGAAAACATTGTGCCATTCATCACAGGAAAAGTGTTTCTGAAAGTCAATCTTCAGAAAACGACAGTGAGCCACGTCAGCAAGATAAAATACCTGGGCTACGGCTTTTACCGGCATAAAGGGAAATGCCGCATGAGGATACACCCGAAGTCGGTGGCAAAAATGAAGAACCGGATACGGGAGCTGACAACCAGAGGGAACAAATGGAGCAATCAGGAGAGGGAAGAAAAACTCCGAAGCTATGCAAGGGGATGGATTAACTATTATCGATATGCAGACATGAAAAGCCTGATGGAACAGACGGATGAGTGGCTGCGCCACAGAATCCGAGCGGTGTACTGGAAACAATGGAAGAAGGTACGCACAAGATATAAAATGTTGCGGGCGTTACATTTACCAGAGTGGAAGGTGCATGAGATGGCGAACTGCCGAAAGGGAGTGTGGAGAGCGGCGGGAATGCTCAACTCGGCACTCACCAAAAGAATCATAGTGGACAGACTTGGTTATCCCGATATGACTGCCCACTATCTGAAAGTCCGAGTAAACTATTGA
- a CDS encoding group II intron maturase-specific domain-containing protein, whose protein sequence is MGTENRESCSQRDSAERKGYVRAHRSFNRIWKERDSAEPDILSKILNKENLNRAYKRVKANKGAPGVDGMTIEAALPWLRENNYELVERIRKGKYTPSPVRRVEIPKPEGGIRKLGIPTVIDRIIQQAMLQQLMPIYEPLFSKDSFGYRPGRGAKDAILRIKEYIEQGYTRAVVLVLLAKSERAAERLLESSTKYLEARLKLRVNREKSRTVSVFAIQNFKFLGFCFGKNGTGTYIRVHGTSWKKAKEKLRRLTSRSRCGSIIRTMEKIKVYMRGWLNYYGIADMKKNIESLNGWLYRRIRMCIWKQWKLPKTRMRKLIGLGVDSHYAATIAYDRKGYWFNAGNKAVNWALSKERLINWGFYDLAAAYQSLHTNY, encoded by the coding sequence ATGGGTACAGAAAACAGAGAAAGCTGCTCGCAAAGAGATAGCGCGGAACGCAAAGGGTATGTGAGAGCGCACCGCTCATTCAACCGGATATGGAAGGAAAGAGACAGTGCAGAGCCAGACATCTTAAGTAAGATACTGAACAAGGAAAATCTGAACAGGGCTTACAAAAGAGTGAAGGCAAACAAGGGAGCGCCGGGAGTGGATGGAATGACCATTGAAGCGGCGTTACCATGGCTGAGGGAGAATAACTATGAACTGGTAGAGAGAATCAGGAAGGGGAAGTATACCCCATCTCCAGTCAGGCGTGTGGAGATTCCGAAGCCGGAGGGAGGGATACGAAAGCTTGGTATCCCCACCGTAATAGACCGTATCATCCAGCAGGCAATGCTTCAACAGCTCATGCCAATCTACGAACCATTGTTCTCGAAAGACAGCTTCGGCTATCGTCCGGGACGAGGAGCAAAAGACGCCATTCTCAGGATAAAGGAGTATATCGAACAGGGATACACGAGGGCAGTTGTTCTCGTACTGCTGGCAAAGAGCGAACGGGCGGCAGAACGACTGCTGGAATCCAGCACGAAATATCTGGAGGCAAGGCTGAAACTGAGAGTGAATCGGGAAAAGAGCCGAACGGTCAGTGTGTTCGCAATCCAAAATTTTAAGTTCCTTGGTTTTTGTTTTGGGAAGAACGGAACAGGGACCTATATCCGTGTCCATGGAACGTCATGGAAGAAAGCCAAGGAGAAACTGCGCAGGCTTACTTCCCGGAGCAGGTGCGGGAGTATCATCCGAACCATGGAAAAGATAAAAGTCTACATGAGAGGATGGCTGAACTACTATGGGATAGCGGACATGAAGAAAAACATCGAAAGCCTGAATGGATGGTTGTACCGCCGGATACGGATGTGTATCTGGAAACAGTGGAAACTGCCCAAAACCAGAATGAGGAAACTCATAGGACTGGGAGTAGACAGCCATTATGCGGCAACAATAGCCTACGACCGCAAGGGATACTGGTTCAATGCCGGAAACAAGGCGGTCAACTGGGCATTAAGTAAAGAAAGACTGATAAACTGGGGCTTTTATGACTTAGCCGCAGCCTATCAGTCTCTGCACACCAACTATTGA